From the Gymnogyps californianus isolate 813 chromosome 2, ASM1813914v2, whole genome shotgun sequence genome, one window contains:
- the FAM83H gene encoding protein FAM83H, with translation MARRSQSSSQGDNPLDPNYLPPHYKEYYRLALDVLTEEGKESYQRFLAEEAAPDFLCNSEVDHIIQNLQKPQYANQEGSTDTAGDNDMDGSSGTYWPMNSDLAVPELDLGWPMVFGFRGTEVTTLVQPPPPDNPSIKEEARRMIRAAQQVVAIVMDIFTDVDLLFEVLDAAARRVPVYILLDEMNSQLFLDTAAKCRVNLNYVEFLRVRTVSGPTYYCRTGMSFKGHVKEKFLLVDCMVVLSGNYSFMWSFEKIHRSIAHIFQGELVASFDEEFRILFAQSEPLVPPANVLAKAENTFAMTPFGNNMPFFPKKAPLMFQRDDNLFPSFMDRVDPDRYFLSNFRRDDMLRHTVEGSAMRMYKKVEMENSQMDPVRSFLRSKQLELDAFKRHSFAEGTFENFASSKQYARQMFMNNMDEFKIQSSHFQKDQFYQYQFEHPHLSGRPQGLFERIRGGRPGFNELEDYGEGPRYPELESNFPQEGFPLRLDYVPSNSSREVRHGSDQLNPAGNGPMGMMLRRQNIGQKFICQTSPTQKQSLEQRLFLQDKDEDQDEDKNTQENRTGLRNWRISSYLSAYQSEPEEGLPMPMESEAYNDVLGDTLTKHATDLIPAFKSPMSFNSKSLGIESAKEFADPDRVGEETPIMKQDAFRSRINPLIQRSSRLRSSLIFSAAKLDQPNTTIEKVQMIQKEQMSSELTKDNETIKTAASSKVAELLEKYKAVGKDTERATVTHTKAVSSYLQEESQNTEKKCTKSVQYKILESRVLDSKDSCSTYKVHGEADRPFGMASSTPQLVDTLSKDPLALISTKVDKLSSRFYPVENKPALPEKESLIFVGDTQKLTLPEKKERVTFKEDTQKLVNTELKKPQIRTSTTSVLENLPRSQGSDSSLNKSEEDCSKQEQNPMEFLRKGSLRLKQLLNPKGEKKLEEDPPSESGKPEKQAVVLKRSSIGDCQEMMEEEKTHKFATPLPPKSSQPTQGRFPSSTANILYSSNLRDDTKVILEQISANSQKNRAELAKQLPSTSNPDLSKSTTSLERKGEKEKTCNIHRSESFGSQKRNLQRQPSEDRDTLLKKMENMRKEKRVYSRFEVFCKKDEHTSQSEEEYDTDAKDKKMGKFMPKILGTFKTKK, from the exons aTGGCTCGTCGATCTCAAAGCTCCTCACAGGGGGACAATCCCCTTGACCCTAACTATCTTCCCCCCCATTACAAGGAGTATTACCGCTTAGCTCTGGATGTGCTTACTGAAGAGGGCAAAGAGAGTTACCAACGCTTCCTGGCAGAGGAAGCAGCCCCTGATTTTCTTTGCAACTCAGAGGTGGATCACATCATACAGAATCTCCAGAAACCCCAGTACGCCAATCAGGAAGGTAGCACAGACACCGCAGGTGACAATGACATGGACGGATCCTCTGGGACTTACTGGCCCATGAACTCAGACCTCGCTGTTCCTGAGCTTGACCTGGGCTGGCCAATGGTCTTTGGGTTCAGGGGAACAGAGGTGACAACCCTTGTGCAACCACCACCCCCGGACAATCCCAGCATTAAGGAGGAGGCTCGCAGAATGATTCGAGCAGCTCAACAG gtgGTAGCCATAGTGATGGACATTTTCACTGATGTGGATCTGCTGTTTGAGGTGTTGGATGCTGCTGCTCGCAGAGTGCCTGTGTACATCTTGCTGGATGAAATGAACTCTCAACTTTTCCTCGATACAGCTGCTAAATGCAGAGTCAATCTTAACTATGTGGAG TTCCTAAGGGTGAGGACAGTTTCTGGCCCAACCTACTACTGCCGCACAGGGATGTCCTTCAAAGGCCATGTGAAAGAGAAATTCCTCTTGGTGGACTGCATGGTGGTGCTGAGTGGCAACTACAG TTTTATGTGGTCTTTTGAGAAGATTCACAGAAGCATTGCACACATCTTTCAGGGGGAGCTGGTGGCCAGCTTTGACGAAGAATTCCGAATTTTGTTTGCACAGTCAGAACCTCTTGTTCCTCCAGCCAATGTCTTGGCAAAGGCAGAGAACACATTTGCCATGACTCCCTTTGGCAATAACATGCCTTTCTTTCCGAAAAAAGCACCCCTGATGTTCCAGAGGGATGACAATCTCTTTCCCTCCTTTATGGACAGAGTTGATCCAGACAGGTACTTCCTGTCAAATTTCAGGCGGGATGACATGTTGCGCCATACTGTGGAGGGGTCAGCCATGCGAATGTATAAAAAGGTAGAAATGGAGAATTCTCAGATGGATCCTGTCAGGAGTTTTCTCCGTTCCAAGCAGTTGGAGTTGGATGCTTTTAAGAGACACAGTTTTGCAGAAggaacatttgaaaattttgcttcTTCTAAACAGTATGCCAGGCAGATGTTCATGAACAATATGGATGAATTTAAAATCCAGTCTAGTCATTTTCAGAAGGATCAGTTCTACCAGTACCAGTTTGAACATCCTCATCTTTCTGGCAGACCTCAGGGACTCTTTGAGAGAATCCGAGGTGGCAGGCCAGGATTCAATGAACTGGAAGACTATGGAGAGGGACCCAGATACCCTGAACTTGAATCCAATTTTCCACAGGAGGGTTTCCCCTTAAGGCTGGATTACGTACCTTCAAATTCTTCCAGGGAAGTGAGACATGGCTCTGATCAGCTGAATCCTGCAGGCAACGGCCCAATGGGGATGATGTTAAGAAGGCAGAATATAGGACAGAAATTTATTTGCCAGACTTCTCCTACACAGAAACAAAGCCTGGAACAACGCCTGTTCTTACAAGACAAAGATGAGGACCAAGATGAAGACAAGAACACACAGGAAAATAGAACAGGTTTACGTAACTGGAGGATTTCTTCTTACCTTAGTGCATACCAGTCCGAACCAGAAGAAGGTCTTCCAATGCCTATGGAATCAGAGGCATATAATGATGTTCTTGGGGATACCCTCACAAAGCACGCCACTGACCTCATCCCAGCATTCAAATCCCCTATGTCTTTTAATAGCAAGTCACTGGGAATTGAAAGTGCCAAAGAATTTGCAGATCCTGATAGAGTAGGTGAAGAAACCCCTATAATGAAACAAGATGCCTTTAGGTCCAGAATAAATCCTTTGATCCAGAGGAGCTCAAGACTCAGGTCGTCTCTGATTTTCAGTGCTGCCAAGTTAGATCAGCCTAACACCACAATAGAAAAGGTTCAGATGAtccaaaaagaacaaatgtCCAGTGAGTTGACAAAAGACAATGAAACTATAAAGACGGCCGCCTCGTCTAAAGTGGCAGAACTTTTAGAGAAGTACAAAGCTGTGGGCAAAGACACAGAGCGAGCTACAGTCACTCATACCAAAGCTGTTTCCAGTTATCTGCAAGAAGAATCAcagaacacagagaagaaatgtaCCAAATCCGTGCAATATAAGATTCTGGAGAGTAGGGTACTAGACTCCAAAGACTCCTGCAGTACTTACAAAGTGCATGGAGAGGCTGACAGACCATTTGGAATGGCCTCATCAACCCCCCAGCTTGTTGACACATTGAGTAAAGATCCCCTAGCACTTATTAGCACTAAGGTGGACAAATTATCGTCTCGGTTTTACCCTGTAGAGAATAAACCTGCTCTTCCAGAGAAGGAGAGTCTTATATTTGTAGGAGACACTCAGAAATTGACTCTtccagagaagaaggaaagagtgACATTCAAAGAAGACACTCAAAAATTAGTCAATACAGAACTGAAGAAACCACAGATTAGGACAAGTACCACATCAGTTCTTGAAAACTTACCTAGAAGTCAAGGATCTGACAGCTCTCTCAATAAATCTGAGGAAGACTGttcaaaacaagaacaaaatccaatggaatttttaagaaaagggtCACTACGGCTGAAGCAGCTTTTGAACCCAAAAGGTGAAAAGAAATTGGAGGAGGACCCCCCTTCTGAGAGTGGAAAACCTGAGAAGCAGGCTGTGGTTCTCAAACGATCTTCCATAGGAGACTGTCAGGAAatgatggaggaagaaaaaacccataaaTTTGCAACACCACTTCCTCCCAAAAGCAGCCAGCCAACGCAGGGGAGATTTCCTTCATCCACAGCTAACATCCTGTACAGCAGCAATCTCCGTGATGATACCAAGGTGATTTTGGAACAAATCTCTGCAAACAGTCAGAAGAACAGAGCTGAACTGGCCAAGCAACTACCATCCACTAGTAATCCTGATCTTTCTAAGTCAACTACAAGCTTGGAAAGGAAAGGTGAGAAGGAGAAAACCTGTAACATCCACAGGTCAGAGAGTTTTGGGAGCCAGAAACGAAATCTTCAGCGGCAACCATCAGAGGATAGAGATacccttctgaaaaaaatggagaatatGCGGAAGGAGAAGCGAGTCTACAGTAGATTTGAGGTCTTCTGCAAAAAGGATGAACATACAAGTCAAAGTGAAGAGGAATATGACACAGATGCCAAAGACAAGAAGATGGGAAAATTCATGCCCAAAATCCTGGGGACCTTCAAGACCAAAAAATGA